A portion of the Parasteatoda tepidariorum isolate YZ-2023 chromosome 5, CAS_Ptep_4.0, whole genome shotgun sequence genome contains these proteins:
- the LOC107457274 gene encoding toll-interacting protein isoform X1 translates to MDTPNPRYLEERSRVLVGNLPDDFLRFNEENPNPELITNGHSQNPSQVGQQQQHHHMAPQPMVNQITITIVQAELTKSYSLTKMDPYVRVRIGHSVYETHTSIRGGKFPRWNKIITSYLDPGIKTIHFEMFDECTLTPDERIAYADLVIPDDVFQGKLFDENIPLSGKQGTDKEGFLSITMHMKSVPYWSTVSAPTLMITPDLPYYTRQYGNPMLGLPRIQTMQYQPPPVQYQQPPVQYQQPPMVNPNYAYPAVQPQPYRPSEEEIKQMQEMFPAYDREVILSVLENCHGNKDQVITSLLSLSDK, encoded by the exons atggATACGCCTAATCCAAGATACTTAGAGGAAAGAAGtcga GTTTTAGTAGGCAATTTACCTGATGATTTTCTAAGATTCAATGAAGAAAATCCAAATCCAGAGTTAATTACTAATGGCCATTCACAAAATCCTTCACAAGTGGGCCAACAACAGCAACATCACCATATGGCCCCACAACCTATGGTGAATCAAATCACTATAACCATTGTTCAA GCTGAACTCACTAAAAGTTATAGCTTGACCAAAATGGATCCATATGTGAGAGTTAGAATAGGTCACTCTGTGTATGAAACCCATACATCGATTAGAGGAGGCAAATTTCCTCGATGGAATAAGATAATTACATC CTACCTTGATCCTGGTATAAAGACCATTCACTTTGAAATGTTTGATGAg tgcacCCTCACTCCTGATGAAAGAATAGCATATGCTGATTTAGTCATTCCTGATGATGTTTTTCAAGGCAAATTGTTTGATGAAAACATTCCCCTCAGTGGTAAACAAGGAACAGACAAAGAAGGCTTTTTAAGTATTACAATGCATatgaag tctgtACCATATTGGTCTACTGTGTCTGCACCGACCCTAATGATTACACCTGACCTGCCATATTATACCCGGCAATACGGAAACCCGATGCTTGGAC ttccCCGTATACAAACTATGCAATACCAACCACCACCTGTACAATACCAGCAACCACCTGTACAATACCAGCAACCACCTATGGTAAATCCAAATTATGCATATCCTGCAGTTCAGCCACAACCTTACCGTCCTagtgaagaagaaataaaacaa ATGCAAGAAATGTTCCCTGCCTATGATCGGGAAGTTATTCTGAGTGTCTTAGAAAATTGCCATGGAAACAAAGATCAAGTCATAACATCTCTTTTGTCTCTTTCAGACAAATAA
- the LOC107457274 gene encoding toll-interacting protein isoform X3 — MVNQITITIVQAELTKSYSLTKMDPYVRVRIGHSVYETHTSIRGGKFPRWNKIITSYLDPGIKTIHFEMFDECTLTPDERIAYADLVIPDDVFQGKLFDENIPLSGKQGTDKEGFLSITMHMKSVPYWSTVSAPTLMITPDLPYYTRQYGNPMLGLPRIQTMQYQPPPVQYQQPPVQYQQPPMVNPNYAYPAVQPQPYRPSEEEIKQMQEMFPAYDREVILSVLENCHGNKDQVITSLLSLSDK, encoded by the exons ATGGTGAATCAAATCACTATAACCATTGTTCAA GCTGAACTCACTAAAAGTTATAGCTTGACCAAAATGGATCCATATGTGAGAGTTAGAATAGGTCACTCTGTGTATGAAACCCATACATCGATTAGAGGAGGCAAATTTCCTCGATGGAATAAGATAATTACATC CTACCTTGATCCTGGTATAAAGACCATTCACTTTGAAATGTTTGATGAg tgcacCCTCACTCCTGATGAAAGAATAGCATATGCTGATTTAGTCATTCCTGATGATGTTTTTCAAGGCAAATTGTTTGATGAAAACATTCCCCTCAGTGGTAAACAAGGAACAGACAAAGAAGGCTTTTTAAGTATTACAATGCATatgaag tctgtACCATATTGGTCTACTGTGTCTGCACCGACCCTAATGATTACACCTGACCTGCCATATTATACCCGGCAATACGGAAACCCGATGCTTGGAC ttccCCGTATACAAACTATGCAATACCAACCACCACCTGTACAATACCAGCAACCACCTGTACAATACCAGCAACCACCTATGGTAAATCCAAATTATGCATATCCTGCAGTTCAGCCACAACCTTACCGTCCTagtgaagaagaaataaaacaa ATGCAAGAAATGTTCCCTGCCTATGATCGGGAAGTTATTCTGAGTGTCTTAGAAAATTGCCATGGAAACAAAGATCAAGTCATAACATCTCTTTTGTCTCTTTCAGACAAATAA
- the LOC107457274 gene encoding toll-interacting protein isoform X2, whose protein sequence is MVLVGNLPDDFLRFNEENPNPELITNGHSQNPSQVGQQQQHHHMAPQPMVNQITITIVQAELTKSYSLTKMDPYVRVRIGHSVYETHTSIRGGKFPRWNKIITSYLDPGIKTIHFEMFDECTLTPDERIAYADLVIPDDVFQGKLFDENIPLSGKQGTDKEGFLSITMHMKSVPYWSTVSAPTLMITPDLPYYTRQYGNPMLGLPRIQTMQYQPPPVQYQQPPVQYQQPPMVNPNYAYPAVQPQPYRPSEEEIKQMQEMFPAYDREVILSVLENCHGNKDQVITSLLSLSDK, encoded by the exons atg GTTTTAGTAGGCAATTTACCTGATGATTTTCTAAGATTCAATGAAGAAAATCCAAATCCAGAGTTAATTACTAATGGCCATTCACAAAATCCTTCACAAGTGGGCCAACAACAGCAACATCACCATATGGCCCCACAACCTATGGTGAATCAAATCACTATAACCATTGTTCAA GCTGAACTCACTAAAAGTTATAGCTTGACCAAAATGGATCCATATGTGAGAGTTAGAATAGGTCACTCTGTGTATGAAACCCATACATCGATTAGAGGAGGCAAATTTCCTCGATGGAATAAGATAATTACATC CTACCTTGATCCTGGTATAAAGACCATTCACTTTGAAATGTTTGATGAg tgcacCCTCACTCCTGATGAAAGAATAGCATATGCTGATTTAGTCATTCCTGATGATGTTTTTCAAGGCAAATTGTTTGATGAAAACATTCCCCTCAGTGGTAAACAAGGAACAGACAAAGAAGGCTTTTTAAGTATTACAATGCATatgaag tctgtACCATATTGGTCTACTGTGTCTGCACCGACCCTAATGATTACACCTGACCTGCCATATTATACCCGGCAATACGGAAACCCGATGCTTGGAC ttccCCGTATACAAACTATGCAATACCAACCACCACCTGTACAATACCAGCAACCACCTGTACAATACCAGCAACCACCTATGGTAAATCCAAATTATGCATATCCTGCAGTTCAGCCACAACCTTACCGTCCTagtgaagaagaaataaaacaa ATGCAAGAAATGTTCCCTGCCTATGATCGGGAAGTTATTCTGAGTGTCTTAGAAAATTGCCATGGAAACAAAGATCAAGTCATAACATCTCTTTTGTCTCTTTCAGACAAATAA